A stretch of the Parabacteroides timonensis genome encodes the following:
- the purB gene encoding adenylosuccinate lyase encodes MIFSTLTAISPVDGRYRNKAENLAAYFSEYALIKYRVQVEIEYFITLAEFLPQLNSLATVENKEALRKIYQEFSIEDATRIKEIESVTNHDVKAVEYFIKEKFDLLGLQDYKEFIHFGLTSQDINNTSVPLSIKDALNEVYYPGIQEVIDMLKKYAEDWSNVSMLAKTHGQPASPTRLGKEIMVFVYRLEQQVTLLKSIPVSAKFGGATGNFNAHHVAYPSYDWRAFGNKFVNEVLGLSREEWTTQISNYDNLAAIFDGLKRVNTILIDLNRDFWQYISMEYFKQKIKAGEVGSSAMPHKVNPIDFENAEGNLGMANAILEHLATKLPISRLQRDLTDSTVLRNVGVPLAHIEIAFKSLTKGLGKLLLNESALYRDLDHCWAVVAEGIQTILRREGYPKPYEALKALTRTNEGITEKSISDFIETLQVSDAVKAELKAITPHNYTGI; translated from the coding sequence ATGATATTTTCGACACTAACTGCCATATCTCCCGTTGATGGGCGATATAGAAATAAAGCCGAAAACCTGGCGGCTTACTTCTCAGAGTATGCACTTATCAAGTATAGAGTGCAGGTAGAGATAGAGTATTTTATTACTCTTGCTGAGTTCCTTCCACAGTTGAATAGCCTTGCTACTGTGGAAAATAAGGAAGCATTGCGTAAAATTTACCAGGAATTCTCTATAGAAGATGCAACACGTATCAAGGAGATCGAGAGCGTAACCAACCATGACGTAAAAGCTGTAGAATATTTTATCAAAGAAAAATTTGACCTGCTGGGTTTACAGGATTATAAAGAATTTATCCATTTCGGATTGACGTCGCAGGATATTAATAATACCTCTGTGCCTTTGTCTATCAAAGATGCGTTGAATGAAGTTTATTATCCGGGTATACAGGAAGTGATAGACATGCTGAAGAAGTATGCCGAAGATTGGAGCAACGTTTCCATGCTGGCCAAGACACACGGACAACCCGCTTCTCCTACTCGTTTGGGAAAAGAGATTATGGTGTTTGTTTATCGTCTGGAACAGCAGGTGACTTTGTTGAAATCTATTCCCGTATCTGCTAAGTTCGGCGGTGCAACCGGAAACTTTAATGCACACCATGTGGCGTATCCGTCATACGACTGGAGAGCTTTCGGTAATAAGTTTGTGAATGAAGTGCTGGGACTGAGCCGTGAGGAATGGACTACACAGATTTCGAACTATGATAATCTGGCAGCTATTTTCGACGGTCTGAAACGTGTGAACACGATACTGATCGACCTGAACCGTGACTTCTGGCAGTATATCTCTATGGAGTATTTCAAACAGAAGATCAAGGCTGGCGAAGTCGGTTCGTCTGCAATGCCTCATAAGGTGAACCCCATTGATTTTGAAAATGCGGAAGGTAACCTGGGTATGGCAAATGCAATACTGGAACACTTGGCTACCAAATTGCCTATTTCTCGTTTGCAGCGGGATTTAACAGACTCTACCGTATTGCGTAACGTAGGTGTGCCTTTGGCTCATATCGAGATCGCATTCAAAAGCTTAACAAAAGGGCTGGGTAAACTGTTATTAAATGAGAGCGCCTTGTATCGGGATTTAGATCATTGCTGGGCGGTAGTTGCGGAAGGTATCCAGACGATATTACGTCGCGAAGGATATCCGAAACCTTACGAAGCCTTGAAAGCCTTAACCCGTACAAATGAAGGAATCACTGAAAAATCAATCAGTGACTTTATTGAAACGCTGCAGGTTAGTGATGCAGTAAAAGCAGAATTAAAGGCGATTACGCCGCATAATTATACAGGTATTTAG
- a CDS encoding ExbD/TolR family protein, with translation MGKFSKAGGREMPELNTSSLPDLVFAFLFFIMMVTSMREVTLKVVFQAPQATELQKLEKKSLVTFIYVGKPTQELRAKMGSETRLQLNDQIADVDEIQDYIAQEKSSMKEEDQPFMTVSIKADKETKMGVITDVKQALREAYALKISYSARQKVD, from the coding sequence ATGGGAAAATTTAGTAAAGCGGGCGGAAGAGAAATGCCCGAATTAAATACCTCATCATTACCTGACTTGGTATTTGCCTTCTTGTTCTTCATCATGATGGTAACATCTATGCGTGAAGTTACTTTAAAGGTTGTATTCCAGGCTCCTCAGGCTACAGAGCTTCAGAAGTTGGAAAAGAAATCGTTGGTAACATTCATTTATGTTGGTAAGCCGACTCAGGAACTGAGAGCAAAAATGGGTTCTGAAACTCGTCTGCAGCTGAACGATCAGATCGCAGACGTTGATGAGATTCAAGATTACATCGCTCAGGAAAAGTCAAGTATGAAAGAGGAAGACCAGCCGTTTATGACTGTATCCATCAAGGCAGATAAAGAAACCAAGATGGGTGTTATTACAGACGTAAAACAGGCGCTTCGTGAAGCATACGCATTAAAGATTAGTTATTCTGCAAGACAAAAGGTGGATTAA
- a CDS encoding DoxX family protein, with product MLAIYRFLFPSKPDGTAISLLLLALRILFGGLLLSHGIQKWTNYTEMSAVFPDPLGVGSQVSLGLAIFGELACSIGFIFGALYRLAMIPMIFTMCMAFFVIHGNDAFAVKELAFIYLVVFILMYIAGPGKFSIDRFISIPLTKKRR from the coding sequence ATGTTGGCGATATACAGATTTTTATTTCCGTCTAAGCCGGACGGTACAGCTATTTCACTGTTGTTATTGGCATTGCGTATCCTTTTCGGAGGATTGTTGCTATCTCATGGTATCCAGAAATGGACTAACTATACCGAGATGTCTGCCGTTTTTCCCGATCCGCTGGGCGTAGGTAGCCAGGTTTCGTTAGGGCTTGCTATTTTTGGTGAGTTGGCTTGTTCAATAGGTTTTATTTTTGGTGCATTGTATCGATTGGCTATGATCCCGATGATCTTTACCATGTGTATGGCATTCTTCGTTATTCACGGCAATGATGCGTTTGCGGTGAAAGAGTTGGCTTTTATTTATTTGGTGGTGTTTATACTGATGTATATCGCCGGGCCCGGTAAGTTCTCGATAGATCGGTTTATCTCGATACCTTTGACGAAGAAAAGACGGTGA
- a CDS encoding uracil-DNA glycosylase → MDVKIEKSWKERLAPEFEKSYFNELINFVKQEYRQGAVYPPGPYIFNAFEHCPFEKVKVVILGQDPYHEPGQAHGLCFSVQDGTPFPPSLINIFKEIESDLGKPMPNSGNLLRWADQGVLLLNATLTVRAHQAGSHQNRGWEAFTDAVIHKLAEERSHIVYILWGSYAQRKGAFIDASRNMILKSAHPSPLSAYRGFFGNKHFSKANDYLIATGQTPIEW, encoded by the coding sequence ATGGATGTAAAGATCGAAAAAAGCTGGAAAGAACGGTTAGCTCCTGAATTTGAGAAAAGTTATTTTAATGAGCTGATCAACTTTGTAAAACAGGAATACCGTCAGGGAGCCGTATATCCTCCCGGACCTTATATCTTTAATGCTTTTGAACATTGCCCGTTTGAAAAGGTAAAAGTGGTCATACTGGGACAGGACCCTTATCACGAGCCGGGACAAGCGCATGGGCTTTGTTTTTCGGTGCAGGACGGAACGCCTTTCCCTCCTTCTCTGATCAATATATTCAAAGAAATAGAAAGCGACCTTGGTAAACCGATGCCCAACAGCGGTAATCTGTTGCGCTGGGCTGACCAAGGCGTGTTATTACTGAACGCAACACTGACGGTTCGTGCACATCAGGCCGGTTCACACCAGAACAGAGGATGGGAGGCATTTACCGACGCTGTCATTCACAAACTGGCTGAAGAACGTAGCCATATCGTTTATATCCTCTGGGGATCATACGCACAACGGAAAGGTGCATTCATCGATGCTTCACGTAATATGATATTGAAGTCAGCACACCCTTCACCCCTTTCGGCTTATCGCGGCTTCTTCGGGAACAAGCATTTCAGCAAGGCGAACGATTACCTGATAGCGACAGGTCAGACACCTATTGAATGGTAA
- a CDS encoding pseudouridine synthase, protein MSTEEREESQPRPRKVIPSIRRENTDQEGERKPYNQGYNRPEGNNYERRPYNRPSRDDRGGYNSYGDNRSSYGDRPSRPRTYDNREGGGYNSRPSYNNRDNNRGGYSNNREGGYNSNREGGYNSNREGGYNRPSYGNNRPSYGNNDRSYGNNDRSYGGGGGFNRPSRPNYDERPGRAYSASPEGDATGDGMKKRRPRVGDTRVNSYDSRDNRGGGRPSYGNNNRGGGYGNNGGGYGNRRPQQRRTNDYNPNAKYNFQKQLKYKEVLADPNEPIRLNKFLSNAGVCSRREADEFITAGAVKVNDVVVTELGTKITRQDKVEFNDKPVQIESKVYIVLNKPKNCVTTSDDPQERLTVMDLVKNACQERIYPVGRLDRNTTGVLLLTNDGDLASKLTHPSFKKKKIYHVWLDKNVSIEDMEKIANGLELEDGEIHADAISYASEDDKSQVGIEIHSGRNRIVRRIFESLGYHVTKLDRVYFAGLTKKMLGRGKWRYLNEREVNALRMGAFE, encoded by the coding sequence ATGAGCACAGAAGAAAGAGAAGAATCTCAACCGCGTCCTAGAAAGGTGATACCAAGTATCAGACGGGAAAACACAGATCAGGAAGGTGAAAGAAAACCTTACAATCAAGGTTACAACAGACCTGAGGGAAACAACTATGAACGGAGACCATATAACCGCCCTAGCCGGGATGACCGCGGTGGTTATAATTCTTATGGTGATAACCGCTCATCTTACGGAGACCGCCCGAGCCGTCCCCGTACGTATGACAATCGCGAAGGTGGTGGTTATAACAGCAGACCTTCTTACAACAACCGCGACAATAATCGGGGTGGTTACAGCAATAACCGTGAAGGAGGTTATAACTCAAATCGTGAAGGTGGTTACAATTCTAACCGTGAAGGCGGATACAACCGTCCTTCTTATGGCAACAATCGCCCCTCTTATGGTAACAATGATCGTTCTTATGGAAACAACGATCGTTCGTATGGTGGTGGCGGTGGTTTCAACCGTCCTTCTCGTCCTAACTATGACGAAAGACCGGGCAGAGCCTATTCCGCTTCTCCGGAAGGAGATGCAACCGGCGACGGAATGAAGAAAAGAAGACCCAGAGTAGGTGATACTCGTGTCAACTCTTACGACTCTCGCGATAATCGCGGTGGCGGCAGACCTTCATACGGTAACAATAATCGCGGTGGCGGATATGGTAACAATGGCGGTGGATACGGAAACAGACGTCCGCAACAACGCCGTACAAACGATTACAACCCGAATGCCAAGTACAACTTCCAGAAACAATTGAAGTATAAAGAAGTATTGGCTGACCCTAACGAACCGATCCGTCTGAACAAATTCTTGTCGAATGCAGGTGTTTGTTCACGTCGTGAAGCTGACGAATTTATTACAGCAGGTGCTGTGAAAGTAAATGATGTAGTGGTAACTGAACTGGGTACTAAAATTACCCGTCAGGATAAGGTTGAATTCAACGATAAACCGGTGCAGATCGAAAGCAAGGTATATATCGTACTGAACAAACCGAAAAACTGCGTAACTACATCCGACGATCCTCAGGAACGTCTTACCGTTATGGATCTGGTGAAGAATGCTTGCCAGGAACGTATCTATCCGGTAGGTCGTCTTGACCGTAACACAACCGGTGTATTGCTTCTTACTAATGATGGCGACCTGGCTTCAAAGCTGACTCACCCGTCATTCAAGAAAAAGAAGATCTATCACGTTTGGTTGGATAAGAACGTTTCTATCGAAGACATGGAAAAGATTGCTAACGGATTGGAACTGGAAGACGGCGAAATCCATGCAGATGCAATCAGCTATGCCAGCGAAGACGACAAGAGCCAGGTGGGTATCGAAATCCACTCGGGACGTAACCGTATCGTACGTCGTATTTTCGAATCACTGGGATACCATGTAACGAAGCTGGATCGTGTATACTTTGCCGGACTGACCAAAAAGATGCTCGGACGTGGAAAATGGCGTTACCTGAACGAACGTGAGGTGAACGCACTCCGAATGGGCGCTTTTGAATAA
- a CDS encoding Lrp/AsnC family transcriptional regulator has product MAHHQLDELDEKILKLIIGNARMPFLEVARECNVSGAAIHQRIQKLTNLGVIKGSEFIVDNTKVGYETCAYMGLFLKSPGQFPTVTEALKKIPEVVECHYTTGQYDLFIKIYAKNNQHLLNIIHNKLQPLGLARTESLISFKEAFKRQIPIDLDDE; this is encoded by the coding sequence ATGGCACACCATCAACTTGATGAATTGGATGAAAAAATATTAAAACTGATCATAGGGAATGCCCGAATGCCTTTTCTGGAAGTAGCCAGAGAATGTAATGTATCAGGAGCAGCCATACACCAGAGAATTCAGAAACTTACAAATCTGGGGGTCATCAAAGGTTCCGAGTTTATCGTCGATAATACTAAAGTCGGATATGAGACTTGCGCTTATATGGGATTATTCCTGAAATCACCGGGGCAATTCCCTACAGTTACAGAGGCATTAAAGAAGATTCCGGAAGTAGTGGAATGCCATTACACCACGGGACAATATGACCTGTTCATCAAAATATACGCAAAAAACAATCAGCATTTACTGAATATCATCCACAATAAACTTCAGCCGCTAGGATTAGCTCGTACAGAATCGCTGATCTCTTTCAAAGAAGCGTTCAAGAGACAAATTCCGATTGATCTGGATGACGAATAA
- the asnA gene encoding aspartate--ammonia ligase → MSYLIKPAGYKALLNLSQTEMGIKKIKDFFQQNLSSELRLRRVTAPLFVLKGMGINDDLNGTERAVTFPIKDLNDSKAEIVHSLAKWKRLTLADYNIEEGYGIYTDMNAIRSDEELGNLHSLYVDQWDWERVMSPSERNIEYLKEIVRRIYAAMVRTEYLVYEMFPNIRPALPQQIHFIHSEDLLQKYPTFTPKEREDAICKEYGAVFIIGIGCKLSNGEKHDGRAPDYDDWSTVAENGQTGLNGDLLVWDDVLNRSLELSSMGIRVDKEALERQLKISNAEEKRELYFHKRLLSGELPQSIGGGIGQSRLCMFYLRKAHIGEIQASIWPEEMRQEARAAGMHLI, encoded by the coding sequence ATGAGCTATTTAATTAAACCTGCAGGATATAAAGCTTTGCTTAACTTATCTCAGACAGAAATGGGGATTAAGAAAATCAAAGACTTTTTCCAGCAAAATTTATCTTCCGAACTACGGCTACGCCGTGTTACGGCACCTTTATTCGTTCTTAAAGGGATGGGTATCAACGATGACCTAAACGGGACGGAACGTGCCGTGACCTTTCCGATCAAGGACTTGAACGACTCAAAAGCCGAAATCGTACATTCACTGGCCAAGTGGAAACGTCTTACCCTGGCCGACTATAATATTGAAGAAGGCTACGGAATCTATACCGATATGAATGCTATCCGTTCGGATGAAGAACTGGGTAATCTCCATTCACTGTATGTAGACCAGTGGGACTGGGAACGGGTTATGAGCCCCAGTGAACGCAATATCGAATATCTAAAAGAGATCGTACGGCGTATTTATGCCGCTATGGTTCGCACCGAATATCTGGTTTACGAAATGTTCCCGAACATCCGACCGGCACTTCCGCAGCAGATTCATTTCATTCATTCCGAGGATTTATTGCAAAAATATCCTACCTTTACACCGAAAGAACGGGAAGACGCTATTTGCAAGGAATACGGAGCCGTATTTATTATCGGTATCGGATGTAAACTGAGCAACGGAGAGAAGCATGACGGACGTGCCCCGGACTACGACGACTGGTCGACTGTGGCTGAAAACGGCCAGACCGGACTGAATGGCGATTTGCTGGTTTGGGACGATGTATTGAACCGCTCGCTTGAATTATCGTCTATGGGTATCCGTGTGGATAAAGAAGCTTTGGAACGTCAACTTAAGATCTCTAATGCCGAAGAAAAGAGAGAACTATACTTCCACAAACGTCTACTGAGCGGCGAACTGCCCCAAAGCATCGGTGGTGGTATCGGACAAAGTCGTTTGTGTATGTTCTATCTGCGCAAAGCCCATATCGGAGAGATACAAGCAAGTATCTGGCCGGAAGAGATGCGTCAGGAAGCCCGTGCAGCAGGAATGCACTTAATTTAG
- a CDS encoding GNAT family N-acetyltransferase, translating to MSLSAVIECRPVKDFSDPLLDKVEKTYNDSFPEAERRVFSLVKELVKGEPRFTVYTLFRNGVYAGFITAWQFESFAYVEHFAIDESARNGGIGAEAMKLFMALCDVPVILEVEIPSEEMSKRRIGFYERLGYVLDNHVYYQPPYRQGEEFLEMRLMSYGNIDLQQSFEEVKGCIHRHVYGVK from the coding sequence ATGAGTTTAAGTGCGGTAATCGAATGCAGGCCGGTAAAAGATTTTTCCGATCCTTTGTTGGATAAAGTAGAAAAGACATATAACGATTCCTTTCCGGAAGCCGAACGACGGGTATTTTCACTGGTGAAAGAACTGGTAAAGGGAGAGCCCCGTTTTACTGTATATACATTGTTCAGGAACGGAGTTTATGCGGGTTTTATTACTGCCTGGCAATTTGAGTCTTTTGCTTATGTGGAGCATTTTGCAATCGATGAGTCGGCGCGTAACGGTGGGATAGGCGCAGAGGCCATGAAACTGTTTATGGCCTTGTGTGACGTTCCTGTGATATTGGAGGTGGAAATACCTTCCGAAGAGATGAGTAAACGCAGAATAGGCTTCTATGAACGTTTGGGATATGTTCTGGATAATCATGTCTATTACCAGCCACCTTATCGTCAGGGAGAAGAGTTTCTGGAAATGCGCTTGATGTCTTATGGCAATATTGACCTGCAACAATCTTTTGAGGAGGTAAAAGGTTGTATTCACCGTCATGTATATGGTGTCAAATAG
- the asnS gene encoding asparagine--tRNA ligase — translation METITRTKIVDVLKSEAYGTTVNVKGWVRTRRGSKQVSFIALNDGSTINNVQIVVDVEKLGEEYLKPITTGACISVNGELVKSQGQGQNVEIQATEIQIYGTADPATYPLQKKGHSLEFLREIAHLRPRTNTFGAVFRIRHNMAIAIHKFFHERGFFYFHTPIITASDCEGAGQMFQVTTMNLYDLKKDENGSIIYDDDFFGKQASLTVSGQLEGELAAMSLGSIYTFGPTFRAENSNTPRHLAEFWMIEPEVAFNEIEENMQLAEDFIKYCIQWALDNCMDDIQFLNNMFDKELIKRLQFVLKHNFIRLPYTEGVKILEEAVAKGHKFEFPIYWGADLASEHERYLVEEHFKCPVILTDYPKEIKSFYMKQNEDGKTVRAMDVLFPKIGEIIGGSQREEDYEKLARRASEMGVPEKDIWWYMDTRRFGTAPHSGFGLGFERLLLFVTGMTNIRDVIPFPRTPNNAEF, via the coding sequence ATGGAAACAATTACTAGAACAAAAATTGTAGATGTACTGAAGAGTGAAGCTTACGGTACAACCGTTAACGTGAAAGGATGGGTACGTACCCGTCGTGGTAGTAAACAGGTTAGCTTTATTGCGCTGAATGACGGTTCTACAATAAATAATGTTCAGATCGTTGTGGATGTGGAAAAACTGGGTGAAGAGTATCTGAAACCCATTACTACCGGTGCTTGTATCAGTGTGAACGGCGAACTGGTTAAATCTCAGGGACAGGGACAAAATGTAGAGATCCAGGCTACTGAAATTCAGATTTACGGTACGGCCGATCCTGCTACCTATCCGTTGCAGAAGAAAGGACACTCGTTGGAGTTCCTGCGTGAGATAGCTCATTTACGTCCGCGTACCAATACGTTTGGTGCCGTGTTCCGTATCCGTCATAATATGGCGATCGCTATCCACAAGTTCTTTCATGAAAGAGGTTTCTTCTATTTCCATACTCCGATCATTACTGCTTCAGATTGTGAAGGAGCCGGACAGATGTTCCAGGTAACGACAATGAATCTGTATGACCTGAAGAAAGATGAAAATGGTTCTATCATTTATGACGACGATTTCTTCGGCAAACAGGCAAGTCTGACAGTGTCAGGACAGTTGGAAGGTGAATTGGCTGCCATGTCTTTAGGTTCTATCTATACGTTCGGACCGACATTCCGTGCTGAAAACTCCAATACTCCACGCCACCTGGCCGAGTTCTGGATGATCGAACCGGAAGTTGCCTTCAACGAGATCGAAGAGAATATGCAGCTGGCTGAAGACTTTATCAAATATTGTATACAATGGGCTTTGGATAACTGTATGGACGATATCCAGTTCCTGAACAATATGTTTGATAAGGAACTGATAAAACGTCTGCAATTCGTCCTGAAACATAACTTTATCCGTCTGCCTTATACGGAAGGTGTCAAGATCCTGGAAGAAGCAGTGGCTAAAGGGCATAAGTTCGAATTCCCGATCTATTGGGGAGCCGACCTTGCTTCAGAACACGAACGTTATTTGGTGGAAGAGCACTTTAAATGTCCTGTTATTCTGACTGACTATCCGAAAGAAATCAAATCTTTCTATATGAAGCAGAATGAAGATGGAAAGACGGTACGTGCTATGGACGTATTGTTCCCCAAGATCGGAGAGATTATCGGTGGTTCACAACGTGAAGAGGATTATGAAAAACTGGCAAGACGTGCTTCAGAAATGGGTGTGCCTGAAAAGGATATCTGGTGGTATATGGATACCCGTCGTTTTGGTACAGCACCTCATTCCGGCTTTGGTCTGGGATTTGAACGTCTGTTGTTATTCGTTACGGGTATGACGAATATTCGCGACGTAATTCCTTTCCCGAGAACTCCGAATAATGCAGAGTTTTAA